From one Rhizobium lentis genomic stretch:
- a CDS encoding nitrite/sulfite reductase encodes MYRYDEFDHAFVTERVEQFRDQVQRRLSGELAEDAFKPLRLMNGVYLQLHAYMLRIAIPYGTLSARQLRMLAHIARTYDRGYGHFTTRQNLQFNWPKLSEIPDALADLASVEMHALQTSGNCIRNVTADHFAGAAADEIADPRPYAEILRQWSSVHPEFSFLPRKFKIAVTGAERDRAAIQVHDIGLHLKKNDKGEIGFAVYVGGGQGRTPMIAKLIRDFLPEEDLLSYTTAIVRVYNLHGRRDNKYKARIKILVHETGAEELTRQVEAEFAALRDSELKLPEKDVEAIAAYFAPPALPQRAEGWENLARWKKADPAFARWVQQNVQPHKHPDYGMVTISLKPIGGIPGDASDAQMDAVADLAEEYGFDEIRVSHEQNLILPHVALADLEAVYRGLVAINLAEANAGLITDIIACPGLDYCALANARSIPVAQEISRRFGSPERQAEIGELKIKISGCINACGHHHVGHIGLLGVEKKGAELYQITLGGSGDEHTSIGEIIGRGFEPDRVTDAIETIVDTYLGLRLDPSETFLAAYRRVGPQPFKTALYGAAAEAA; translated from the coding sequence ATGTACCGTTACGACGAATTTGACCATGCCTTTGTCACCGAGCGCGTCGAGCAGTTCCGCGACCAGGTCCAGCGTCGCCTTTCCGGCGAGCTGGCCGAGGACGCGTTCAAGCCGCTGCGCCTGATGAACGGCGTCTACCTGCAGCTTCACGCCTACATGCTGCGCATCGCCATTCCCTATGGCACGCTGAGCGCCCGTCAGCTGCGCATGCTCGCCCATATCGCCCGCACCTATGACCGCGGCTACGGCCACTTCACGACGCGCCAGAACCTGCAGTTCAACTGGCCGAAGCTGTCGGAAATCCCCGATGCGCTGGCCGACCTTGCCAGCGTCGAGATGCACGCGCTGCAGACGTCGGGCAACTGCATCCGGAACGTCACGGCCGATCACTTCGCCGGCGCTGCCGCCGATGAGATCGCTGATCCCAGACCCTATGCCGAAATCCTGCGCCAGTGGTCGTCGGTGCACCCGGAATTCTCCTTCCTGCCGCGCAAGTTCAAGATCGCCGTCACCGGCGCCGAGCGCGACCGCGCCGCAATCCAGGTCCACGATATCGGTCTGCATCTGAAGAAGAACGACAAGGGTGAAATCGGCTTTGCCGTCTATGTCGGCGGCGGCCAGGGCCGCACGCCGATGATCGCCAAGCTGATCCGCGACTTCCTTCCCGAGGAAGACCTGCTCTCCTACACCACGGCGATCGTGCGCGTGTACAATCTGCATGGCCGGCGCGACAACAAGTACAAGGCCCGCATCAAGATCCTGGTGCATGAAACCGGCGCCGAGGAGCTGACGCGCCAGGTGGAGGCGGAATTCGCTGCGCTCAGGGATAGCGAGCTGAAGCTGCCGGAGAAGGACGTCGAGGCGATCGCCGCCTATTTCGCGCCGCCGGCTCTGCCGCAGCGCGCCGAAGGCTGGGAAAACCTCGCTCGCTGGAAGAAGGCCGATCCGGCTTTCGCCCGCTGGGTCCAGCAGAACGTGCAGCCGCACAAGCACCCCGATTACGGCATGGTGACGATCTCGCTTAAGCCGATCGGCGGCATTCCGGGTGACGCTTCCGATGCGCAGATGGATGCCGTCGCCGATCTCGCCGAAGAATATGGCTTCGACGAAATCCGCGTCAGCCATGAGCAGAACCTGATCCTGCCGCATGTGGCGCTGGCCGATCTCGAAGCCGTCTATCGCGGCCTCGTCGCCATCAACCTGGCCGAAGCCAATGCCGGCCTGATCACCGATATCATTGCCTGTCCGGGGCTGGATTACTGCGCGCTTGCCAATGCGCGGTCCATTCCGGTGGCGCAGGAAATCTCCCGCCGTTTCGGCAGCCCCGAGCGCCAGGCAGAGATCGGCGAGCTGAAGATCAAAATCTCCGGCTGCATCAACGCCTGCGGCCATCACCATGTCGGCCATATCGGCTTGCTCGGTGTGGAGAAGAAAGGCGCCGAACTCTATCAGATCACGCTCGGCGGTTCCGGGGACGAACACACCTCGATCGGCGAGATCATCGGCCGCGGCTTCGAGCCGGACCGGGTGACCGACGCGATCGAGACAATTGTCGACACCTATCTCGGCCTGCGGCTTGATCCGTCCGAGACCTTCCTTGCCGCCTATCGCCGCGTCGGACCGCAGCCTTTCAAGACTGCGCTCTACGGCGCTGCCGCCGAAGCGGCGTAA
- a CDS encoding DUF934 domain-containing protein — translation MTKIWRETGFVENDPWVIETDEVKATGEQKPLLNLDDLIARADESNEVGLGVLIKPADDVRRLEPYLDRLAIVAVAFPAFNDGRAFSHASLLRQRLGYTSELRAVGDVLIDQVPLMLRVGIDSFSVSNATALKRLAENRLPAIPHHYQPAVRDAEAGKGYSWRRQAKPAA, via the coding sequence ATGACGAAGATCTGGAGAGAAACCGGTTTTGTCGAAAACGATCCCTGGGTGATCGAAACCGACGAGGTGAAGGCGACCGGCGAGCAGAAGCCGTTGCTCAATCTCGACGACCTGATCGCCAGGGCCGATGAGAGCAACGAAGTCGGTCTCGGCGTGCTGATCAAGCCGGCCGACGACGTGCGCCGGCTGGAGCCCTACCTCGATCGCCTCGCAATCGTGGCCGTCGCCTTTCCGGCGTTCAACGACGGCCGCGCCTTCAGCCATGCTTCGCTGCTGCGCCAGCGCTTGGGTTATACCAGCGAGCTGCGCGCCGTCGGTGACGTGCTGATCGATCAGGTCCCGCTGATGCTGCGTGTCGGCATCGACAGCTTCTCGGTCAGCAATGCCACCGCGCTGAAGCGGCTCGCTGAAAACCGTCTTCCCGCCATTCCCCATCATTATCAGCCGGCAGTGCGTGACGCCGAAGCCGGCAAGGGCTATAGTTGGCGCCGTCAGGCGAAGCCGGCCGCATAA
- a CDS encoding UbiH/UbiF family hydroxylase — MKTFEVAVIGGGLAGMIAAIALGRGGRSVALIAPVAAKEDRRTTALMDQSIRFLDRLTLWEKLRPAAAPLTSMRIIDGTDRLLRAPTTTFRAAEVGLDAFGYNFPNKALNDILEEAAAGEGNITRFTDMAESIEISAEKVSISLAGGETLTADFAVGADGRGSKLREAAGIGVRDWSYPQSAMVLNFAHSLPHQNTSTEFHTKHGPFTQVPLPGSRSSLVWVREPAEAAARMELPLSELGLLVEAQMHSMLGKVSVEEGAQIWPLSGMMAHRFGKGRIALIGEAAHVFPPIGAQGLNLSLRDIMALTDILCDRAELPVPADAGESFDRRRRADIMTRTASVDLLNRSLLSDFLPVQMLRAAGLHILSAIPPLRNLVMREGIEPGRGFRDIPDSLKEKLKRKKA, encoded by the coding sequence ATGAAGACATTCGAAGTGGCGGTGATCGGTGGCGGTCTTGCCGGCATGATCGCCGCAATCGCGCTCGGCCGCGGCGGCCGCAGCGTCGCGCTGATTGCGCCCGTTGCCGCGAAGGAAGACAGGCGCACCACGGCGCTGATGGATCAGTCGATCCGTTTCCTCGACCGCCTGACGCTCTGGGAGAAGCTGCGCCCGGCAGCAGCACCACTCACCAGCATGCGCATCATTGACGGCACCGACCGGCTGCTGCGTGCGCCCACGACCACCTTCCGCGCCGCCGAAGTGGGCCTCGATGCCTTCGGCTATAATTTCCCGAACAAGGCGCTGAACGATATCCTCGAAGAGGCCGCGGCCGGCGAGGGCAATATCACCCGCTTCACCGATATGGCCGAATCGATCGAGATCTCTGCCGAGAAAGTGTCGATCAGTCTTGCCGGCGGCGAGACGCTGACGGCCGATTTTGCCGTCGGCGCTGACGGCCGCGGCTCGAAGCTGCGCGAGGCGGCAGGCATCGGCGTGCGCGACTGGTCCTATCCGCAATCGGCCATGGTGCTGAACTTTGCCCACTCCTTGCCGCATCAGAACACCTCGACCGAGTTCCACACCAAACACGGTCCCTTCACCCAGGTACCGCTGCCGGGAAGCCGCTCCAGCCTCGTCTGGGTGCGGGAGCCGGCCGAGGCCGCTGCCCGCATGGAATTGCCGCTCTCCGAACTTGGGCTTCTCGTCGAGGCGCAGATGCACTCCATGCTCGGCAAGGTCAGCGTCGAAGAAGGCGCCCAGATCTGGCCGCTCTCCGGCATGATGGCGCATCGCTTCGGCAAGGGGCGCATCGCGCTGATCGGCGAGGCCGCGCATGTCTTCCCGCCGATCGGGGCGCAGGGGCTGAATCTCAGCCTGCGCGATATCATGGCGCTTACTGACATCCTCTGCGACAGGGCCGAACTGCCGGTGCCCGCCGATGCCGGCGAAAGCTTCGACCGCCGGCGCCGCGCCGACATCATGACGCGTACGGCGAGCGTCGACCTTCTCAACCGCTCGCTGCTTTCGGATTTCCTCCCCGTTCAGATGCTGCGCGCCGCCGGCCTGCATATCCTCTCGGCCATTCCGCCGCTGCGCAACCTCGTCATGCGCGAGGGCATCGAGCCGGGCCGGGGTTTCCGTGATATTCCGGATTCCCTAAAGGAAAAGCTGAAGCGGAAGAAGGCCTGA
- a CDS encoding AEC family transporter, whose translation MADIISLLLPFFGLILIGFLAAKATKQPADALGWLNTFIIYAALPALFFKLVSRTPIEELTRVDFIITDIAATYAVFILLFIIGRFVRGNPLDECTIQSFAGAYGNIGYMGPGLALLALGEAAAVPVALIVCFENALHFIVAPALMAAAGDDKRSAGRLACDIVRKVALHPFILSTAAGFAVAALHLEQPAAFQRLVDYLAQAAAPCALFAMGVTLALRPLKRIPAEISYIVPAKLILHPIAVFLALAVIGGFEPVWIQAAVLLASLPTATNVFVIGQQYGVWQERASATILITTVLSVASVSLWLIAIRSGLLPLQLFL comes from the coding sequence ATGGCCGATATCATCAGCCTGCTCCTGCCGTTCTTCGGCCTGATCCTGATCGGCTTCCTTGCCGCCAAGGCGACGAAGCAGCCGGCCGATGCGCTCGGCTGGCTGAATACCTTCATCATCTATGCCGCCCTGCCCGCGCTGTTCTTCAAGCTCGTCTCTCGCACGCCGATCGAAGAGCTGACGCGGGTTGATTTCATCATCACCGATATTGCCGCAACCTATGCGGTCTTCATCCTGCTCTTTATCATCGGGCGTTTCGTTCGCGGCAATCCGCTTGATGAATGCACCATCCAGTCCTTTGCCGGCGCCTATGGCAATATCGGCTATATGGGGCCGGGGCTGGCGCTGCTGGCGCTCGGCGAAGCCGCCGCCGTGCCGGTGGCGCTGATCGTCTGCTTCGAAAACGCGCTGCATTTCATCGTGGCGCCGGCGCTGATGGCGGCGGCCGGCGACGACAAGCGATCGGCCGGTCGGCTCGCTTGCGATATCGTCCGCAAGGTGGCGTTGCATCCCTTCATCCTGTCGACGGCGGCAGGCTTTGCCGTCGCCGCGCTGCATCTCGAGCAGCCGGCGGCGTTCCAGCGCCTCGTCGACTACCTCGCCCAGGCAGCGGCGCCCTGCGCGCTTTTTGCCATGGGCGTGACGCTGGCTCTGAGGCCGCTGAAGCGGATCCCGGCCGAGATCTCCTATATCGTGCCGGCGAAGCTGATCTTGCATCCGATCGCCGTTTTCCTGGCGCTGGCTGTTATCGGCGGTTTCGAGCCGGTCTGGATCCAGGCGGCCGTGCTGCTCGCCTCACTGCCGACGGCGACCAATGTCTTCGTCATCGGCCAGCAATATGGCGTGTGGCAGGAGCGCGCCTCGGCGACGATCCTGATCACGACAGTGCTTTCGGTGGCTAGCGTTTCGCTCTGGCTGATCGCGATCCGCTCAGGCCTTCTTCCGCTTCAGCTTTTCCTTTAG
- a CDS encoding cytochrome c biogenesis CcdA family protein, with amino-acid sequence MSIADISLWSALIAGALSFLSPCVLPLVPPYLCYMAGISVEQFRGGGAVAVSPDIRRGVLFSALLFTLGFATVFVALGAGASSIGMALRQHLDLLSKLGGLVIIVMGLNFLGIFRIGLLAREARFQAGGKPATLTGAYIMGLAFAFGWTPCIGPVLGAILGVAASRETVGSGAGLLAIYSLGLAIPFWIAAGFSGAFMRFLSRFRRHLGTVEKVMGIFLILTGLAFLFGWVSDVAIWFQQTFPILMRIG; translated from the coding sequence GTGTCGATTGCCGATATTTCCCTGTGGAGCGCGCTGATCGCGGGAGCGCTTTCCTTTCTTTCGCCCTGCGTGCTGCCCCTCGTCCCGCCCTATCTCTGCTATATGGCCGGCATATCGGTCGAGCAGTTCCGCGGCGGCGGCGCGGTCGCGGTCTCGCCCGATATCAGGCGTGGCGTGCTGTTCTCGGCGCTGCTCTTCACGCTCGGTTTTGCCACCGTCTTCGTGGCGCTCGGCGCCGGCGCTTCGAGCATCGGCATGGCGCTTCGTCAGCATCTCGACCTGCTCTCCAAGCTCGGCGGGCTTGTTATCATCGTCATGGGGCTGAATTTCCTCGGCATCTTCCGAATCGGCCTGCTCGCTCGCGAGGCCCGTTTCCAGGCCGGCGGCAAGCCGGCGACGCTGACGGGCGCCTATATCATGGGCCTCGCCTTCGCCTTCGGCTGGACGCCCTGCATCGGACCGGTTCTCGGCGCCATCCTCGGTGTCGCCGCCTCGCGCGAGACGGTCGGTTCCGGCGCCGGGCTGCTTGCGATCTATTCGCTGGGTCTCGCGATCCCCTTCTGGATCGCCGCCGGTTTTTCCGGCGCCTTCATGCGCTTCCTGTCCCGCTTCCGCCGCCATCTCGGCACCGTGGAAAAGGTGATGGGCATCTTCCTCATCCTCACCGGTCTCGCCTTCCTGTTCGGCTGGGTCAGCGATGTGGCGATCTGGTTCCAGCAGACCTTTCCGATTCTGATGCGGATCGGCTGA
- a CDS encoding helix-turn-helix transcriptional regulator, with product MQRNIRVKEAAHYIGLSKSSLDKLRHFGGGPKYFKLGRAVVYSTSDLDAWMSERRRSETWDGANDNGRVRAA from the coding sequence ATGCAACGAAACATCCGAGTCAAAGAGGCCGCTCACTATATCGGCCTTTCAAAATCCAGCCTCGACAAGCTTCGCCATTTTGGCGGAGGCCCAAAATACTTCAAACTCGGTCGAGCCGTGGTCTATTCAACCTCAGATCTGGACGCGTGGATGTCCGAACGCCGTCGATCCGAGACATGGGACGGCGCCAACGACAACGGTCGAGTTCGCGCCGCCTAG
- a CDS encoding bifunctional DNA primase/polymerase, with translation MTAATRQQPEPSTALAVALEYNAMGWPVFPCRHAPEDVADPQTGEIETRGAKTPLISNGLNGATLNTPLIGRLWARFPDAMIGVPTGEKIGAWVLDIDVPPGHADGRIWLAEMEAKHGRLPETRTATTASGGRHYFWKYSSDVKNRASIGPGADLRGEGGYVIAAGSVMADGRRYAWDNDFDIAEAPEWLMKLATPQQSAPTPGHTFDYRTRATDRYVEASVDDELRILASTAQGARGHQVNASAYNLGRFVGANLLSRSEAEAGLYAAAQANGVVAKDGERETWAKIKRGLDAGILNPKQIPEREVADNTPPMDHSRMVERAREKSAAQKLEAANDNVPPASIISELPVVNPADWEGKEVPPREWFIADWIPHRQVTILSGDGGVGKSLLALQFGAASALAVDTAGLSPKPGKVLYLGAEDEEDEFHRRLADIVRGHGRQLSDLSDFRLVPMADLDALLAVPDSKGVLQPTKVWTKFCELARSFEPRFIVLDTVADLFGGDEIKRGQARQFIGMLRKLAIELDCSIMLLAHPSQEGIRSGTGSSGSTGWKNSSRSMLYFSRSDDKEADTDLRFLTNKKINYAGVGNEIRLRWESGCFVPEIAGSSPAIGLLNRQAERTFIDLLRTFSRTGQHVGASPGTNFAPAKMAKHPSAGGVSKKSLEAAMQRLLEDGTIKLVWEGPASKQRQRLIVTADDYFSRKRDEE, from the coding sequence ATGACCGCAGCAACCCGGCAGCAGCCTGAACCCTCTACCGCGCTAGCCGTTGCGCTCGAATACAACGCAATGGGCTGGCCTGTCTTTCCCTGCCGCCACGCTCCCGAAGATGTCGCAGACCCGCAGACCGGTGAGATCGAGACTCGCGGCGCCAAGACGCCTCTTATTTCCAACGGGCTGAACGGCGCGACGCTAAACACGCCACTCATCGGCAGGCTCTGGGCGCGCTTTCCAGACGCAATGATCGGCGTGCCCACCGGGGAGAAGATCGGTGCGTGGGTCCTCGACATCGACGTGCCACCTGGTCACGCGGACGGCCGCATTTGGCTCGCTGAGATGGAGGCGAAGCACGGTAGGCTGCCGGAGACCCGAACGGCCACAACGGCCAGCGGCGGCCGGCACTATTTTTGGAAATATAGCTCCGACGTAAAGAACCGAGCGTCGATCGGTCCTGGCGCCGATCTGCGAGGCGAGGGCGGCTACGTCATTGCTGCCGGCAGCGTCATGGCCGACGGCCGACGCTATGCCTGGGACAACGACTTCGACATCGCTGAGGCTCCAGAGTGGCTGATGAAGCTGGCGACACCGCAGCAGTCGGCGCCGACGCCGGGTCACACCTTCGACTATCGTACCCGCGCCACCGATCGCTACGTGGAAGCAAGCGTCGACGACGAGCTACGCATCCTCGCGTCGACAGCGCAAGGCGCCCGCGGCCACCAGGTCAATGCCTCGGCTTACAATCTCGGGCGCTTCGTCGGTGCCAACCTCTTGAGCCGCTCCGAAGCCGAGGCCGGTCTCTACGCCGCTGCGCAAGCTAATGGGGTCGTCGCAAAAGATGGAGAGCGGGAGACGTGGGCGAAGATTAAGCGCGGGCTCGATGCGGGCATCCTGAATCCGAAACAGATCCCGGAACGAGAAGTTGCTGACAACACACCCCCGATGGATCACTCGCGGATGGTCGAGCGAGCGAGAGAGAAATCAGCTGCTCAAAAGCTAGAAGCGGCTAATGACAACGTCCCGCCCGCATCGATCATTTCCGAATTGCCTGTGGTCAATCCGGCTGATTGGGAAGGCAAAGAGGTGCCTCCTCGTGAATGGTTCATCGCCGATTGGATTCCTCACCGACAGGTGACAATCCTATCCGGCGATGGTGGCGTAGGTAAATCTCTGCTTGCGCTTCAGTTCGGCGCCGCGTCGGCGCTCGCGGTAGACACCGCAGGCCTTTCGCCCAAGCCTGGCAAGGTTCTGTATCTCGGCGCTGAGGACGAAGAGGATGAGTTCCATCGACGGCTTGCCGATATCGTCCGCGGACATGGGCGACAGCTCTCCGACCTAAGCGATTTCCGGCTGGTGCCGATGGCCGACTTGGACGCTCTGTTGGCAGTGCCCGATTCTAAGGGGGTGCTGCAGCCGACGAAGGTCTGGACGAAGTTCTGCGAGCTCGCTCGAAGCTTCGAACCCAGGTTCATCGTTCTCGATACTGTCGCGGATCTCTTCGGCGGAGATGAGATCAAACGTGGGCAGGCGCGGCAATTTATTGGCATGCTTCGGAAGTTGGCCATTGAGCTGGACTGCTCGATCATGCTCCTGGCGCATCCATCGCAAGAGGGTATTCGATCCGGCACGGGATCGTCGGGCAGCACGGGATGGAAAAATAGCTCACGCTCCATGCTCTATTTCAGCCGGTCCGATGACAAGGAGGCTGACACAGATCTTCGGTTCCTGACAAATAAGAAGATAAACTACGCCGGCGTCGGTAACGAAATCCGGCTCCGATGGGAAAGCGGATGTTTCGTTCCAGAGATTGCTGGATCCTCACCGGCAATCGGACTGCTTAACCGGCAGGCAGAGAGAACCTTCATTGATCTTCTTCGCACCTTCTCGAGAACCGGCCAGCATGTGGGGGCGTCGCCAGGGACAAACTTCGCACCGGCGAAAATGGCGAAGCATCCAAGCGCCGGCGGCGTTTCGAAGAAATCACTCGAAGCTGCAATGCAGCGGCTCCTGGAGGATGGGACAATCAAACTGGTTTGGGAAGGCCCGGCCTCGAAACAAAGACAGAGGCTAATCGTCACCGCGGATGATTATTTTTCACGAAAAAGGGACGAAGAGTGA
- a CDS encoding DUF6998 domain-containing protein, translating into MALNQFQIIKSLGEALSWFERELAWGVPASELNHLTGRIGELYTAMFTYGQMAPESKQRGYDVVSADGQKISVKTVTSSTQVSFNENTFSDVDRVVVLRINAKELAIEILMDLPASEARDSMRTRAGKLVFPTYKSPTQADHVPLSNLQITKVANAGQIQIRQYENGTVEVLRDGQLVAPALPLLRELSIELGIDHLNSTGTPKNTRHLGDQIIRELHARQQEASAQDE; encoded by the coding sequence ATGGCTTTAAACCAATTCCAGATAATCAAATCACTGGGCGAAGCGCTCTCATGGTTCGAGCGCGAACTCGCATGGGGCGTTCCAGCGTCAGAGCTCAATCACCTCACCGGCCGTATCGGCGAACTCTACACAGCTATGTTCACCTACGGGCAAATGGCGCCCGAGTCGAAGCAGCGTGGTTATGACGTGGTGAGCGCGGACGGGCAGAAGATCTCTGTTAAGACTGTGACCTCTTCGACCCAAGTCTCGTTCAATGAAAACACATTCAGCGATGTCGATCGGGTGGTGGTCCTCAGGATCAACGCGAAAGAGCTGGCGATCGAAATATTGATGGATCTTCCGGCATCCGAAGCCCGAGACAGCATGCGAACCCGAGCTGGAAAGCTTGTCTTTCCGACCTACAAGTCGCCAACGCAAGCCGACCACGTTCCTCTCAGCAACCTACAAATCACCAAAGTGGCCAATGCCGGCCAAATCCAGATTCGCCAGTACGAGAACGGAACTGTCGAGGTTTTGAGGGATGGTCAGTTAGTTGCACCCGCATTACCTCTTCTTCGCGAGCTATCGATCGAACTCGGCATTGATCATCTTAACAGCACTGGGACGCCAAAAAACACCCGTCACCTAGGCGATCAGATCATCCGGGAATTGCATGCGCGGCAGCAGGAGGCATCAGCGCAAGACGAATAG
- a CDS encoding DUF3606 domain-containing protein: MEETAMADDKSKRGAADRRRISASEPYEVAYFARKHGISRDEAEKIVKRHGSDRNEANRAAERLKK; the protein is encoded by the coding sequence ATGGAGGAAACAGCAATGGCCGATGATAAGTCCAAGCGAGGCGCCGCAGACCGCAGAAGGATATCTGCGAGCGAACCGTACGAAGTCGCATACTTCGCCCGGAAGCATGGGATAAGCCGCGACGAAGCCGAGAAAATCGTAAAGCGACATGGATCCGACCGCAACGAGGCGAACAGGGCGGCCGAGCGTCTCAAGAAATAG
- a CDS encoding terminase small subunit, producing MAKRKARIDSAAEAVRVMAKATADILPPDNVPLDEEDLPFFRNVISEYARSDWSAHQLELAAMLARTMADLTREQKLLRDEGGVAYSEKGTPVANPRKSIVQMHASSILSFRRSLSLHARAQAGEARDVAKRRGAAKAIEGDNPLEDDLLARPD from the coding sequence ATGGCAAAGAGGAAAGCGCGCATCGACAGCGCGGCCGAAGCCGTGCGCGTCATGGCCAAGGCGACGGCGGATATTCTGCCGCCGGACAACGTGCCGCTCGACGAGGAAGACCTTCCGTTCTTCCGCAACGTCATCTCAGAATATGCGCGGTCAGACTGGTCGGCCCACCAGCTCGAACTCGCCGCAATGCTAGCCCGCACCATGGCCGACCTGACGCGAGAGCAAAAGCTTTTGCGCGACGAAGGCGGCGTTGCCTACTCCGAAAAGGGCACGCCGGTAGCTAACCCGCGAAAATCAATCGTGCAGATGCACGCCAGCTCGATACTGTCGTTCCGTCGGTCGTTGTCGCTCCACGCGCGTGCGCAAGCGGGCGAGGCGAGGGATGTAGCGAAGCGCCGCGGTGCGGCCAAGGCAATCGAGGGTGACAACCCACTAGAGGATGATCTGCTGGCGCGACCGGACTAG
- a CDS encoding terminase large subunit, whose protein sequence is MAKKPKPLTRGERVIAFIERYCLVPEGTLLGKPVKLLPFQRRFILAVYDNPKGTSRAYLSIARKNGKTGLIACLLLAHIVGPEAYTNGRIVSGARSRKQAAEVFNYAAKMVMMSPELSKLARIVPSAKMIVGLAKNVEYQASSAEAKSAHGGSPILAILDEVGQIKGPTDDFVEAIETSQGAYEGRAMLFAISTQAATDNDLFSRWIDDAETSKDPRIVSHIYSAPAECDLDDRDAWAAANPALGVFRSIKDVEDFSLLASRMPSKEASFRWLFLNQRIDASAPFVAPAVWRACDASIEDFEGLPVFGGLDLSEVSDLTSLVLMAPRDGIWHVKPTFWLPGDSLREKAKADRVPYDVWHGQQLLETTPGPTVDYEFVAHHLRGLFDRLDIRKIAFDRWNWRHLKPWLQNAGFTDEQLDGDQAVFEQFGQGFASMSPALRELESLILNKKIAHGGHPVLTMCMMNATVKQDPSGNRKLDKQKSRGRIDGAVALTMATAMAGTYEGAADMASPWDDPEFSINKAA, encoded by the coding sequence ATGGCAAAGAAGCCAAAGCCGCTCACCCGCGGCGAGCGCGTGATCGCGTTCATCGAGCGTTACTGCCTGGTGCCGGAAGGCACGCTGCTCGGCAAGCCGGTGAAGCTTCTCCCTTTCCAGCGCAGATTCATTCTGGCGGTCTATGACAATCCGAAAGGAACGTCGCGCGCATACCTGTCGATCGCCCGTAAGAACGGGAAGACCGGTCTGATTGCCTGCCTGCTGCTGGCGCATATCGTTGGCCCCGAGGCTTATACCAACGGTCGCATTGTGTCTGGCGCCCGCTCGCGCAAACAGGCCGCCGAGGTCTTCAATTACGCCGCCAAGATGGTGATGATGTCGCCGGAGCTTTCGAAGCTCGCGCGCATTGTGCCGTCGGCCAAGATGATTGTCGGCCTGGCAAAGAACGTCGAATATCAGGCTAGCTCGGCGGAGGCCAAGAGCGCGCACGGCGGCTCGCCGATCCTGGCCATCCTCGATGAGGTCGGCCAGATCAAAGGCCCGACTGACGATTTTGTCGAGGCGATCGAAACGTCGCAGGGCGCCTACGAAGGGCGCGCGATGCTGTTCGCCATCTCGACGCAGGCCGCCACAGACAACGATCTCTTTTCGCGCTGGATAGACGACGCCGAGACGTCGAAGGATCCTCGCATCGTTAGCCATATCTATTCCGCGCCGGCGGAATGCGACCTTGATGACCGTGACGCATGGGCCGCAGCTAACCCGGCGCTTGGCGTGTTCCGGTCTATCAAGGATGTTGAGGACTTCTCGCTCCTAGCGAGCCGCATGCCCAGCAAGGAAGCGAGCTTTCGCTGGCTGTTCCTAAACCAGCGGATTGACGCGTCGGCGCCGTTCGTAGCTCCAGCGGTGTGGCGCGCCTGCGATGCGTCGATCGAAGATTTTGAAGGCCTGCCAGTATTCGGCGGCCTCGACCTGTCAGAAGTTTCAGACTTGACGTCGCTGGTGCTCATGGCGCCTCGCGACGGCATCTGGCACGTCAAGCCGACGTTCTGGCTGCCCGGTGATAGCCTTCGAGAGAAGGCAAAGGCCGACCGAGTTCCTTATGACGTCTGGCACGGCCAGCAACTGCTGGAGACGACACCTGGGCCAACGGTCGATTACGAGTTCGTCGCACATCACTTGCGCGGCCTGTTCGATCGTCTGGACATTCGCAAGATCGCTTTTGACCGCTGGAACTGGCGGCACTTGAAGCCCTGGCTTCAAAATGCCGGCTTTACCGACGAGCAACTGGACGGCGATCAAGCCGTATTCGAGCAGTTCGGCCAAGGCTTCGCATCAATGTCGCCGGCTCTGCGGGAGCTCGAAAGCTTGATCCTCAACAAGAAGATTGCCCACGGCGGCCATCCCGTTCTGACGATGTGCATGATGAATGCCACGGTGAAGCAGGATCCAAGTGGAAACCGTAAGCTCGACAAGCAGAAGTCACGCGGCCGCATCGACGGCGCCGTGGCGCTCACCATGGCAACGGCAATGGCCGGCACCTACGAGGGTGCAGCCGACATGGCGAGCCCATGGGATGACCCAGAATTCTCCATCAACAAGGCGGCATAA